A stretch of Campylobacter showae DNA encodes these proteins:
- a CDS encoding ABC transporter permease produces the protein MKVKFGAILIALIVLIPIFSIFFEIALGDYSLLEHFFKYLFMRYIQGTFAVAAGVLALSLVIAVVSAWLVANYRFALSNFFEYALILPFAIPAYIFSFCYVGIMDYGGYFHQIFGFRLEFMNIYGAIFVLSLSLYPYIYMFAKTSFKTQSAAIYDVCKIYKLSGAAVFFRVAIFLSRPAIVGGAMLVLMETLSDYGTAAYYGVETFSAGIFKLWFDMGDSYSASVLAGLLMMFVFVLMIFEHVNKNSKKYSFSTHDTSKFTQKKELGKFGSAAAFLWCASVFCLAFAFPFTWLLYWSIHELDSFKFEFVQMAANSLLMAAGAAILITAVSFFLVFATRLIKNKALNAFLLKSVSLGYALPGASIGLCVMIVFGYIDRNFGTHLLSSSFVVLIFGYVVRFLATSIYAVESGYTKIPASIDDAALLLNGSRLNLFFKVHFPLLRHFFFLSLIVVFIDIIKELPLSLILRPLGFETLSIRAFFYAADERLYAAALPSFLIVSMSLVAVLWLEIISRKKQER, from the coding sequence TACTTTTGCCGTCGCGGCGGGCGTTTTGGCGCTTAGTCTCGTTATCGCCGTAGTTTCTGCATGGCTGGTGGCGAACTACCGCTTTGCGCTATCAAATTTCTTTGAATATGCCCTCATCCTTCCGTTTGCGATTCCTGCTTATATATTTAGCTTTTGCTACGTCGGGATTATGGATTACGGTGGATATTTTCATCAAATTTTTGGCTTTAGGTTAGAGTTTATGAATATCTACGGAGCGATTTTTGTGCTGTCGTTGTCGCTTTATCCATACATCTATATGTTTGCCAAAACCTCGTTTAAAACGCAGTCCGCAGCGATTTACGATGTTTGTAAAATTTATAAGCTCTCAGGCGCCGCCGTGTTTTTTAGGGTTGCGATATTTCTGTCACGTCCGGCGATCGTGGGCGGAGCGATGCTGGTGCTCATGGAGACGCTTAGCGATTACGGCACGGCGGCTTATTACGGCGTAGAGACTTTTAGCGCGGGCATTTTTAAGCTATGGTTTGACATGGGCGACTCGTACTCCGCGTCAGTGCTAGCGGGGCTTTTGATGATGTTCGTGTTTGTTTTGATGATATTTGAGCACGTTAATAAAAACTCTAAAAAATACAGCTTCTCCACGCACGACACCTCCAAATTTACGCAAAAAAAGGAGCTTGGTAAATTTGGCTCGGCGGCGGCGTTTTTGTGGTGCGCGAGCGTGTTTTGTCTGGCGTTTGCCTTTCCTTTTACCTGGCTTTTGTATTGGAGTATTCACGAGCTGGATAGTTTTAAATTTGAGTTTGTACAGATGGCGGCAAATTCGCTTCTGATGGCTGCAGGCGCAGCGATACTCATCACGGCGGTGAGTTTTTTCCTCGTTTTTGCGACGAGACTTATAAAAAACAAAGCGCTAAACGCCTTTTTGCTAAAATCTGTCTCGCTAGGCTACGCGCTGCCGGGCGCTAGTATCGGGCTTTGCGTGATGATAGTTTTTGGTTATATTGACCGAAATTTCGGTACGCATCTACTCTCGTCGAGCTTTGTAGTGCTGATTTTTGGCTACGTCGTGCGCTTTTTGGCGACCTCGATATATGCCGTCGAGAGCGGATACACCAAGATCCCGGCAAGCATCGACGATGCCGCGCTTTTGCTAAACGGCTCGCGGTTAAATTTGTTTTTCAAAGTGCATTTTCCGCTGCTTCGCCACTTTTTCTTTCTCTCGCTCATCGTCGTTTTTATCGACATCATTAAGGAGTTGCCGCTTAGCCTCATTTTGCGGCCTTTGGGCTTTGAGACGCTTAGTATCAGGGCGTTTTTCTACGCTGCTGACGAGAGGCTTTATGCTGCGGCTCTGCCGTCGTTTCTCATCGTTTCGATGTCGCTAGTTGCCGTCCTTTGGCTAGAGATAATCTCCAGAAAAAAACAAGAAAGATAA
- a CDS encoding ABC transporter ATP-binding protein: MRTEGSLLSIKDAGFFYEEGKFLFKKLSFEIERGQILAILGLNGQGKSTLMSCMMGILGLKEGHLSTQAKFGFLPQSFSVAFDYSVQDIVAMGRVRDISLFSKPSKRDVQICLDALESLEISHLKNKRFNSLSGGQKQLVLFARAIASKSEILFLDEPASALDIKNQDRVLSLIVNLKQKSNASIVFTTHQPNHALAVADRTLILKDDLSYVYGPSAEVLNEENLNALYRVRMKTAEFDVAGEQIPSITQIFSAQVK, encoded by the coding sequence ATGCGAACAGAAGGTAGTTTGCTCTCGATCAAAGACGCTGGATTTTTCTACGAAGAGGGCAAATTTCTTTTTAAAAAATTGAGCTTTGAGATTGAGCGGGGTCAAATTTTAGCGATTTTAGGACTTAACGGTCAGGGCAAAAGCACGCTGATGTCGTGCATGATGGGAATTCTAGGCCTCAAAGAAGGGCATCTTAGTACGCAGGCAAAATTCGGCTTTCTGCCGCAAAGCTTTAGCGTGGCGTTTGATTACAGCGTGCAAGACATCGTGGCGATGGGACGCGTGCGCGATATTTCGCTATTTTCAAAGCCGAGCAAACGCGACGTGCAGATCTGCCTGGACGCGCTTGAGAGCCTTGAAATCTCGCATCTGAAAAACAAGCGCTTTAACTCGCTCTCGGGCGGTCAAAAGCAGCTCGTGCTCTTTGCCAGGGCAATCGCGAGCAAGAGCGAAATTTTATTTTTGGACGAGCCTGCCAGCGCGCTTGATATAAAAAACCAAGACCGCGTGCTAAGCCTCATCGTAAATTTAAAGCAAAAAAGCAACGCCAGCATCGTTTTTACCACGCATCAGCCAAACCACGCTCTTGCGGTGGCAGACCGCACGCTCATTTTAAAAGACGATCTTAGCTACGTTTACGGGCCCAGCGCCGAGGTTTTGAACGAGGAAAATTTAAACGCGCTTTACCGCGTGCGGATGAAAACGGCGGAATTTGACGTTGCGGGCGAGCAGATACCCAGTATCACACAGATTTTTAGCGCGCAGGTGAAGTAG
- a CDS encoding FecCD family ABC transporter permease yields MKFSALLLLWILLFAVSLGIGQYPVSLEETGKILLGSSADETAKSVVLDIRIPRALLSSLCGGILALSGLALQAVFKNPLVGPHIVGVSTAAAFGGALCIMLGFGSYFIVGFAFFFGLAALFMLYFIAKFVSRSDVFSLILAGIVINGVFAALTSLVQYLADNEDVLPNIIYWLLGSFVRADYDKLVMLAAVSAPCVAALIAMRWRFNLLSLEDGDLKVLGVNIVRLRSVILVICTLLVAAQVSVSGNIGWIGLVVPHVARMIFGSDHLRSMPACFVAGAVFMLAIDDVSRSISSSEVPLSIISALIGSPTFAILLKRSADANRR; encoded by the coding sequence ATGAAATTTTCCGCCCTGCTGCTGCTCTGGATCCTGCTATTTGCGGTATCGCTGGGCATCGGGCAGTATCCGGTTAGCCTAGAGGAGACGGGTAAAATTTTACTCGGCTCCTCCGCCGACGAGACGGCAAAGAGCGTTGTGCTAGATATCCGCATCCCGCGCGCCCTACTTTCGAGCCTTTGCGGCGGGATACTGGCGCTTAGCGGCCTCGCGCTTCAGGCGGTGTTTAAAAACCCGCTCGTAGGCCCGCACATCGTAGGCGTTAGCACCGCGGCGGCATTTGGCGGCGCGCTTTGTATCATGCTAGGTTTTGGCTCCTATTTTATCGTAGGCTTTGCCTTCTTTTTCGGGCTTGCAGCGCTTTTTATGCTCTATTTTATCGCCAAATTCGTCTCGCGCAGCGACGTCTTTTCGCTCATCCTAGCTGGCATCGTCATAAACGGCGTTTTTGCCGCGCTAACGAGCCTCGTACAGTATCTAGCCGACAACGAAGACGTGCTGCCAAACATCATCTATTGGCTGCTTGGCAGCTTTGTGCGGGCTGATTACGACAAGCTCGTCATGCTCGCCGCCGTTTCGGCGCCCTGCGTCGCGGCGCTCATCGCGATGCGGTGGCGATTTAACCTACTCAGCCTCGAAGACGGCGATCTAAAGGTGCTCGGCGTAAACATCGTGCGGCTGCGCTCGGTCATCCTCGTCATCTGCACCCTGCTAGTCGCCGCGCAGGTCAGCGTTAGCGGAAACATCGGCTGGATCGGCCTGGTGGTACCGCACGTAGCCAGGATGATATTTGGCAGCGATCACTTGCGCTCCATGCCCGCTTGCTTCGTCGCGGGAGCCGTTTTTATGCTCGCTATCGACGACGTATCGCGCTCGATCAGCTCTAGCGAAGTGCCGCTTAGCATCATCTCCGCGCTCATCGGCAGCCCGACATTCGCCATCCTCTTAAAAAGGAGCGCCGATGCGAACAGAAGGTAG
- a CDS encoding ABC transporter substrate-binding protein, translated as MSKPHSFALALALCASSLFADRVVTDQLGRDVTLPDEVKRIVVLQHQSLNALNELNALDKVVGIQESWEKSLGKNYVRLAPSLKDMQTPGDLKVINYEAVLKLKPDVVIVTNYIPQEYIDKMSELKIPVVAVSFQRSDAADKSKLNPTFKDDEAAYTEGFYDGIELLGKVANREKEAAELISFVKTSQEQLKAKFSDFIVDKRPKIYMANPDLTTYGSGKYTGIMFMRAGAQNVAAESIKGYKQVSAEQVLAWAPQMIFVQDRYPQVPAELKSNPQLVNLSAVKEDKIYMMPEYAKAWGYPTAEAMALGEWWLAMKLYPTHFDEAEFDKKVEEFYQKFYRTSYK; from the coding sequence ATGAGTAAGCCTCACTCTTTCGCGCTAGCTCTTGCGCTGTGCGCGAGTTCGCTTTTTGCCGATCGCGTCGTAACCGATCAGCTAGGCCGCGATGTCACGCTACCGGATGAGGTTAAGCGCATAGTCGTGCTTCAGCACCAAAGCCTAAACGCGCTCAATGAGCTAAACGCGCTGGATAAAGTTGTCGGCATTCAGGAGTCATGGGAAAAGTCGCTCGGCAAAAACTACGTCCGCCTAGCGCCAAGCCTAAAAGACATGCAGACGCCTGGCGATCTAAAGGTCATCAACTACGAAGCGGTGCTTAAGCTAAAGCCCGACGTCGTGATCGTCACAAACTACATCCCACAAGAATACATCGATAAGATGAGCGAGCTCAAAATCCCTGTCGTCGCCGTTAGCTTTCAGCGCAGCGACGCCGCCGATAAGAGCAAGCTAAATCCGACCTTCAAAGACGACGAAGCGGCCTACACCGAGGGCTTTTACGACGGGATCGAGCTTCTTGGCAAAGTCGCAAACCGCGAAAAAGAGGCCGCCGAGCTCATAAGCTTCGTCAAAACCTCACAAGAGCAGCTAAAGGCTAAATTTAGCGACTTCATCGTGGATAAAAGGCCTAAAATTTACATGGCAAATCCCGATCTCACGACCTACGGCAGCGGCAAATACACGGGCATAATGTTTATGCGTGCAGGCGCGCAAAACGTCGCGGCAGAGAGTATAAAAGGCTACAAACAGGTATCTGCAGAGCAAGTTTTAGCGTGGGCGCCGCAGATGATCTTCGTGCAGGATCGCTACCCTCAGGTGCCCGCCGAGCTTAAATCCAACCCGCAGCTTGTAAATTTGAGCGCGGTCAAAGAGGATAAAATTTACATGATGCCCGAATACGCCAAAGCGTGGGGCTATCCGACCGCCGAAGCCATGGCGCTTGGCGAGTGGTGGCTAGCGATGAAGCTCTATCCGACGCACTTTGACGAGGCGGAGTTTGACAAAAAAGTGGAGGAATTTTATCAAAAATTCTACCGCACGAGCTATAAATGA
- the rpoD gene encoding RNA polymerase sigma factor RpoD, with protein sequence MSTAKKEALSLIEELFKENAKGYITYEKLVKFLDKAPTAAIAKKIESLAKENKVQLITSAEIAKMRNIEDAKKRREELAKLADDNLEEEFDLASETDLLEWSRSDSPVRMYLREMGQIALLTKEEEVEISKKIELGEDIIIDAFCSVPYLIDFILDYKEPLINRERRVKELFRSFDDEGEEGSEEVEEEEENEEVEDDVEEGEEKEAKPKKHNKKDDKRAEKVIESFKALEKAKKEWLKTANKQNEVETEDEFLAKITLAFKKKILKDKLMDLGPTSKLITEIVKSMETALKSDDEFDRELKRLEYKLPMFSDELKKNHKSILKDIIKLSKEDIIARVPEATMVSTYVEIKKLFATKEASKSGFNLDPILLKEILEQIKRGKKISDEAKARMAKSNLRLVVSIAKRYTNRGLPFLDLIQEGNIGLMKAVDKFEYKKGYKFSTYATWWIRQAISRAIADQARTIRIPIHMIETINRINKINRKYLQEEGKEPDINVIAAEVGLSADKIKQVIKITKEPISLEAPIGNEDDGKFGDFVEDRSSLSPMDHILKNDLKEQIDEVLDQLNEREKAVIRMRFGLLDDESDRTLEEIGKELNVTRERVRQIESSAIKKLKHPKVGRKLKNYIEG encoded by the coding sequence ATGAGTACCGCAAAAAAAGAGGCATTGTCGCTCATAGAAGAGCTTTTCAAAGAAAATGCCAAAGGCTATATCACTTACGAAAAACTTGTTAAATTTCTAGACAAAGCGCCGACGGCAGCGATAGCAAAAAAAATAGAATCGCTGGCAAAAGAAAATAAAGTCCAGCTCATAACCTCGGCTGAAATCGCAAAAATGCGCAACATCGAAGATGCTAAAAAGCGCCGCGAGGAGCTAGCAAAACTAGCCGACGACAATCTGGAAGAAGAATTTGACCTCGCCAGCGAAACGGACCTGCTCGAGTGGTCGCGCTCGGATAGCCCAGTGCGTATGTATCTGCGCGAAATGGGTCAAATCGCGCTACTAACCAAAGAAGAAGAAGTAGAAATCAGCAAAAAAATCGAACTTGGCGAAGATATCATCATCGACGCATTTTGCTCGGTACCATACCTTATCGATTTTATTCTTGACTACAAAGAGCCGCTTATAAACCGCGAACGCCGCGTAAAAGAGCTTTTTAGAAGCTTTGACGACGAAGGTGAGGAAGGTAGCGAAGAGGTCGAAGAAGAGGAAGAAAACGAAGAAGTCGAGGATGATGTCGAGGAAGGCGAAGAGAAAGAAGCCAAGCCAAAAAAACACAATAAAAAAGACGACAAACGAGCCGAAAAAGTAATCGAAAGCTTTAAAGCGCTCGAAAAGGCCAAAAAAGAGTGGTTAAAAACTGCAAATAAACAAAACGAAGTAGAGACTGAGGATGAGTTTTTAGCAAAGATAACGCTTGCGTTTAAAAAGAAAATTTTAAAAGACAAGCTAATGGATCTAGGCCCTACCAGCAAGCTCATAACCGAGATCGTAAAGTCGATGGAAACGGCGCTAAAGAGCGATGATGAATTTGACAGAGAGCTAAAAAGACTCGAGTATAAGCTGCCTATGTTTAGCGACGAGCTAAAGAAAAATCACAAGTCGATCCTAAAAGATATCATCAAGCTCAGCAAAGAAGATATAATCGCGCGAGTACCCGAGGCTACGATGGTATCAACCTACGTGGAGATCAAAAAGCTATTTGCGACCAAGGAAGCGAGCAAGAGCGGATTTAACCTAGATCCGATACTTTTAAAGGAAATTTTAGAGCAGATCAAACGCGGCAAAAAGATATCCGACGAAGCAAAAGCTAGGATGGCAAAGTCAAATTTACGTCTTGTCGTAAGTATCGCCAAGCGCTACACGAACCGCGGTTTGCCGTTTTTAGACTTGATTCAAGAGGGCAATATCGGGCTAATGAAAGCGGTTGATAAATTTGAATATAAAAAAGGGTATAAATTTTCTACCTATGCGACGTGGTGGATACGTCAGGCTATTAGCCGCGCTATCGCTGATCAAGCACGCACGATACGCATACCTATCCATATGATAGAAACGATAAACCGTATCAACAAAATCAACCGAAAATACTTACAAGAAGAAGGCAAAGAGCCTGATATAAACGTAATCGCAGCCGAGGTCGGACTAAGCGCGGACAAGATAAAACAGGTCATCAAAATAACCAAAGAGCCTATCAGCCTAGAAGCTCCTATCGGCAACGAAGACGACGGTAAATTTGGAGATTTTGTCGAGGATAGAAGCTCGCTAAGCCCGATGGATCACATCCTAAAAAACGATCTAAAAGAGCAGATCGACGAAGTCCTGGATCAGCTAAACGAGCGCGAAAAAGCCGTCATCAGGATGAGATTTGGCCTTTTAGATGACGAGAGCGACCGCACGCTAGAAGAGATCGGCAAAGAGCTAAACGTAACACGCGAGCGCGTCCGCCAGATCGAAAGCTCTGCGATCAAAAAACTAAAGCACCCAAAAGTCGGTAGAAAACTCAAAAACTACATCGAGGGCTAA